Proteins from one Pleuronectes platessa chromosome 16, fPlePla1.1, whole genome shotgun sequence genomic window:
- the LOC128458769 gene encoding galectin-2 isoform X1, translating into MLIYTQIHCGLLLSLHLCVVFPSLQTSGFTILCELRFQIDLGSDEDNLALHFNPRFHDDCDGAVLVCNSRSDGCWGDEQRDTHNPLHRGAELKIVLKLSGDMFAVELPDGNEVQFPNRVKMGVFDYFRVIGDIKLTSIKISQ; encoded by the exons ATGTTAATATATACGCAGATACATTGTGGTTTATTGCTCTCGTTAcatctctgtgttgtgttcccaTCTCTGCAAACATCTGGATTTACCATCTTGTGTGAACTCAGATTCCAGATCGACCTCGGCAGCGATGAAGACAACCTGGCTCTTCACTTCAACCCCCGGTTCCACGACGACTGCGACGGAGCTGTGCTCGTGTGCAACTCCAGGTCGGACGGGTGCTGGGGCGACGAGCAGCGGGACACACACAACCCTCTGCATAGGGGAGCAGAACTCAAG ATTGTGTTGAAGCTGAGCGGAGACATGTTCGCGGTGGAACTCCCTGATGGGAACGAAGTCCAGTTCCCGAACCGAGTTAAAATGGGCGTCTTCGACTACTTCCGAGTCATCGGGGACATCAAGCTGACGTCCATAAAGATCAGCCAATAG
- the LOC128458769 gene encoding galectin-2 isoform X2: MSLQLEMKNVNLKTGDQLKIKGILLHDAERFQIDLGSDEDNLALHFNPRFHDDCDGAVLVCNSRSDGCWGDEQRDTHNPLHRGAELKIVLKLSGDMFAVELPDGNEVQFPNRVKMGVFDYFRVIGDIKLTSIKISQ; encoded by the exons ATGAGCTTG CAACTGGAAATGAAGAATGTGAATCTGAAAACTGGCGATCAGCTGAAAATCAAAGGAATACTTCTGCATGATGCTGAAAG ATTCCAGATCGACCTCGGCAGCGATGAAGACAACCTGGCTCTTCACTTCAACCCCCGGTTCCACGACGACTGCGACGGAGCTGTGCTCGTGTGCAACTCCAGGTCGGACGGGTGCTGGGGCGACGAGCAGCGGGACACACACAACCCTCTGCATAGGGGAGCAGAACTCAAG ATTGTGTTGAAGCTGAGCGGAGACATGTTCGCGGTGGAACTCCCTGATGGGAACGAAGTCCAGTTCCCGAACCGAGTTAAAATGGGCGTCTTCGACTACTTCCGAGTCATCGGGGACATCAAGCTGACGTCCATAAAGATCAGCCAATAG
- the pick1 gene encoding PRKCA-binding protein: MFTDMDYELEEDKLGIPTVPGTVCLKKDPNNLIGISIGGGAQYCPCLYIVQVFDNTPAALEGTLAAGDEITGVNGKPVKGKTKVEVAKMIQVVQGEATIHYNKLQADPKQGKSLDIVLKKVKHRLVENMSSGTADALGLSRAILCNDGLVKRLEELEKTAELYKGLMEHTKRLLRAFFELSQTHRAFGDVFSVIGVREPQAAASEAFVKFADAHRNIEKYGIQLLKTIKPMLHDLNTYLHKAIPDTKLTIRKYLDVKFEYLSYCLKVKEMDDEEYSSIAIGEPMYRVSTGNYEYRLVLRCRQEARARFAKMRKDVLEKIELLDQKHVQDIVFQLQRFVSGMSHYYDECYAVLKEADVFPIEVDLSRTMINYCSQSLTYTEDEEEDEDGRGGEEGGGGGSGGQTENGAEKLVDDE, encoded by the exons ATGTTCACAGACATGGACtacgagctggaggaggacaagCT AGGGATACCAACAGTACCTGGTACTGTGTGTCTGAAGAAAGATCCTAACAACCTTATTGGCATCAGCATTGGTGGGGGGGCCCAGTACTGCCCTTGCCTCTACATTGTCCAG GTCTTCGATAACACCCCAGCAGCTCTGGAGGGGACGCTGGCAGCAGGCGATGAAATCACAGGTGTGAACGGGAAACCAGTGAAGGGGAAGACTAAAGTGGAGGTGGCCAAGATGATTCAAGTTGTCCAG GGAGAAGCAACAATCCACTACAACAAACTGCAGGCAGATCCAAAACAGGGGAAGTCTCTGGATATAG tgctgAAAAAGGTCAAACATCGGCTGGTAGAGAATATGAGCTCAGGCACTGCAGACGCTCTGGGACTCAGCAGAGCTATTCTCTGCAATG ATGGACTCGTCAAAAGACTGGAAGAGCTGGAGAAAACAGCAGAGCTCTACAAAG GGCTGATGGAGCACACGAAGAGGCTGCTCAGAGCTTTTTTTGAGCTTTCTCAGACTCACAGAG CGTTTGGTGACGTTTTCTCTGTCATCGGCGTTCGAGAGCCCCAGGCGGCGGCCAGCGAGGCCTTTGTGAAGTTTGCTGATGCTCACCGCAACATTGAGAAATATGGAATTCAGCTGCTAAAGACCATCAAACCC ATGCTCCATGACCTGAACACGTACCTTCACAAGGCCATACCGGACACGAAGCTCACCATCCGCAAGTACCTGGATGTGAAGTTTGAGTATCTG TCGTACTGTCTGAAGGTGAAGGAAATGGACGATGAAGAATACAGCAGTATT GCCATCGGAGAGCCTATGTATCGCGTGAGCACCGGTAACTACGAGTACCGCCTGGTGCTGCGGTGTCGGCAGGAGGCCCGGGCCCGCTTCGCCAAAATGAGGAAGGACGTCCTGGAGAAGATCGAGCTGCTGGATCAGAAACACG TCCAGGACATCGTGTTCCAGCTGCAGCGCTTCGTCTCCGGCATGTCTCACTACTACGACGAGTGCTACGCCGTCCTGAAGGAGGCGGACGTGTTCCCCATCGAGGTGGACCTGTCCCGCACCATGATCAACTACTGCAGCCAGTCGCTGACCTACacggaagatgaagaggaggacgaggacggaagaggcggagaggaaggaggcggcggcggctcgGGCGGTCAAACGGAGAACGGCGCCGAGAAACTGGTCGATGAcgaatga